The following coding sequences lie in one Cloeon dipterum chromosome 1, ieCloDipt1.1, whole genome shotgun sequence genomic window:
- the Nup153 gene encoding nuclear pore complex protein Nup153 isoform X2, with protein sequence MSRNRKSQSGKPYDSSLAFVKRMTRRVSAYIPGTITSWFSSINEEETETENEQTASQDVSQQPSPQSQVPPAKKQRTELNAPESWASEPVPSTSGQPDPSASASRPVNEAGPSGLSQAAQFPHRGLFPTSTPMHPARYLVPTSSGLGITADDGSNSSESTSGCSSLVPQENHMAEAPVETPVKNSQKGSQLYSLLFDPNSVNPSNEVSKITPQPPAKSKRPGFDPSVIRSPSICSSYRDVSKSPFYKGKTCYGGASAYRRSAGASPCFPNTSYELSNSSGSKRNSLSSNSRVPLNRHGSNHSLSWVENNGSPSPLLSAVTQRLLKAVESASPLNQSVANREAGNLKRKIENIYDYSSPPQQQTGPPIKSLNAPTVRDLMQNASKVQKVDAAKILTLPKSKPAWKDNHPLYTLRQEESASPKHVNKIRRNQSDLIDDLPEVVDLPQIPLQMKGLPTFDFAPKATTTKPAPSKPVTKVVEDDIIPFTFSAPIAAKPTHQRMQVAFKSPSQDSKHIFGSPAKIPELAAAAGSTGQKELTTQKLVANAPPPATAVPEKMSLPAGSGFGNMFKKAEGTWDCNSCCLNNRADAAKCVACETPRAKPTPPAPSVSTPAPATTSGGFGSLFKKAEGSWECPSCMLSNKSDAAKCVCCETLKPGSKPAASKPPSAASLTVNPPVITNPIIFSKPAGSWDCAECLISNKAESAKCVACETPKPGSSTAAPAVNSLGDKLKKPEKWACPVCLKTNEGDKQKCVACNCLNPGKPNAAVSKSPEKPKFSFGMPPQTNAPKKLEATSDSGFPKPKPEEGKSLFTFGAPKQSEGANEPKKGFVFGALKKEEGKEEKTSFSFGLPPAAKVAEEASKVSKPAESSPAVTAPAAASIQFIVPPASTAPKLKRKATDSDDPLPTSFISSSPLKVNSSTKDDTSFAGVRFSPMASTNPKSPEPANSAEPPAKKAPTFNFFNEKQSDSTKTTLPSLFATKPSSTLDSPSNSLFSFASKGADLSSQKEEPKPSALFQFGSASKDIKSSTSSAFGAPVEKKPAFPSLTESAPAPSFSFTPKDSTPAFGSKPADPPAFGQKAPEASIFSSKSAEAVPSVFGLKPSEAPAFGSKPAASIAFGAKPSEPAAPSFGSDKLPSFKPLESTNSPFGAASTAAAPTFGSQNNLFSSSGTSSPAFGASNSSVFGQVAPAASIFSVPGAAPTAQAPALPAFGAATPANASPFQASQPAANPSGGFSFGNNSGTPAAGSNFFAFGANKDKPAVGFGSNPLLAPKQAEIQQTPFSNQAANPGFGSAASTPAFGAAPQPGGFNFGANPSPAFPPAPQQFNPEMRPTFNFTGNTGVPVFSATPAATSATNAALHARKIRKARRTHPR encoded by the exons ATGTCGAGGAACAGAAAATCGCAGTCAGGAAAACCGTACGACTCCTCTCTC gcATTTGTGAAGAGGATGACGCGCCGGGTGTCCGCGTACATTCCAGGTACCATCACATCGTGGTTTTCGTCAATTAACGAGGAGGAAACTGAAACTGAAAATGAGCAAACTGCTTCTCAAGATGTATCCCAACAGCCCTCTCCACAATCACAGGTTCCACCCGCGAAAAAGCAAAGAACGGAACTCAATGCTCCTGAGTCCTGGGCGTCGGAACCAGTTCCCAGTACATCTGGCCAACCAG ATCCTAGCGCGTCAGCAAGCAGACCTGTTAATGAGGCTGGTCCCAGCGGGCTCTCACAAGCCGCCCAATTCCCTCACAGAGGTCTCTTCCCCACATCCACGCCCATGCACCCAGCAAGATATTTGGTGCCCACTTCCAGCGGCTTGGGAATCACAG CTGATGATGGGTCCAACAGCAGTGAGTCCACAAGCGGCTGCTCCTCCTTAGTACCACAAGAAAATCACATGGCAGAAGCTCCAGTCGAAACTCCCGTCAAAAATTCGCAGAAAGGAAGCCAGCTTTATAGCCTTT tattTGATCCTAATTCTGTGAACCCATCCAATGAAGTGAGTAAAATAACTCCTCAGCCTCCAGCAAAGAGTAAGAGGCCTGGGTTCGATCCATCAGTCATCAGAAGTCCATCG ATTTGCAGTAGTTACAGAGATGTATCCAAATCTCCATTTTACAAAGGCAAGACTTGCTATGGAGGTGCATCAGCGTACCGAAGATCAGCAGGAGCATCTCCTTGCTTT CCAAACACATCATATGAACTTAGCAACTCATCAGGGTCTAAGCGGAACTCATTATCATCCAACAGCAGAGTGCCGTTAAACAGGCATGGCAGCAACCATAGTCTTTCGTGGGTGGAG AATAACGGCTCTCCATCCCCTTTACTCAGTGCTGTGACCCAACGGCTCTTGAAAGCTGTGGAATCTGCCAGTCCCTTGAATCAATCTGTTGCAAACAGGGAGGCTGGCAACTTAAAGAgaaagattgaaaatatttacgacTACTCTTCGCCACCTCAACAGCAGACAGGCCCTCCAATCAAATCACTTAACGCACCAACTGTGCGCGATTTAATGCAGAATGCAAGCAAAGTGCAAAAGGTAGATGCAGCCAAGATTTTGACTCTGCCTAAATCAAAACCTGCCTGGAAAGATAATCATCCACTGTACACATTAAG ACAAGAGGAGAGTGCCTCCCCAAAACACGTTAACAAGATCAGGAGGAATCAAAGCGACTTAATTGACGATTTGCCAGAAGTGGTAGACTTACCGCAGATCCCGCTCCAGATGAAAGGTCTGCCAACATTTGACTTTGCTCCCAAAGCAACAACGACCAAACCTGCCCCAAGCAAACCAGTGACAAAAGTGGTGGAAGATGATATTATACCATTCACCTTCTCTGCTCCAATTGCCGCAAAACCAACCCACCAGCGCATGCAGGTGGCATTCAAATCGCCCAGCCAAGACTCAAAACATATATTTGGTTCGCCTGCCAAGATACCGGAactagctgctgctgctggaagcACAGGCCAAAAAGAGTTGACCACACAGAAACTGGTGGCCAATGCGCCGCCTCCAGCGACTGCTGTTCCTGAGAAGATGTCATTGCCAGCTGGTTCTGGCTTTGGTAACATGTTCAAAAAAGCTGAGGGTACGTGGGACTGCAATTCTTGCTGCTTGAATAACCGAGCCGACGCAGCAAAGTGTGTGGCTTGTGAAACTCCAAGGGCTAAGCCCACACCACCTGCTCCTTCTGTGTCCACCCCCGCCCCAGCCACTACCTCTGGAGGATTCGGCTCCTTGTTCAAAAAGGCTGAAGGTTCGTGGGAGTGCCCCTCCTGCATGCTGTCCAACAAATCGGACGCTGCCAAGTGCGTGTGCTGCGAAACACTGAAACCTGGATCAAAGCCAGCAGCCAGTAAGCCACCATCTGCTGCTTCTCTGACCGTTAACCCCCCTGTTATCACCAATcctataatattttcaaagcctGCCGGATCGTGGGACTGCGCAGAGTGTCTAATTTCTAACAAGGCGGAATCGGCCAAGTGTGTAGCTTGCGAGACGCCAAAACCTGGGTCATCCACTGCGGCACCTGCTGTCAACAGTCTAGGTGACAAGTTGAAGAAACCTGAAAAGTGGGCTTGCCCTGTGTGCTTGAAAACGAACGAAGGAGACAAGCAGAAATGTGTTGCATGCAACTGTTTGAATCCTGGCAAACCGAATGCTGCTGTAAGCAAAAGCCCAGAGAAGCCTAAGTTCAGTTTTGGAATGCCGCCTCAAACGAACGCGCCGAAGAAGTTGGAAGCAACCTCTGACTCTGGATTCCCTAAGCCGAAGCCTGAAGAAGGAAAATCTTTGTTCACTTTTGGTGCGCCTAAGCAGAGTGAAGGAGCTAATGAACCCAAGAAAGGCTTTGTATTTGGTGCtttgaaaaaagaagaagGCAAAGAGGAGAAAACAAGCTTCTCCTTCGGATTGCCGCCAGCTGCGAAAGTTGCTGAGGAAGCGTCTAAAGTATCAAAACCAGCCGAGTCTAGCCCTGCAGTAACTGCCCCAGCTGCTGCTAGTATACAATTCATTGTGCCTCCGGCTAGCACAGcgccaaaattgaaaagaaaagccACGGACAGTGATGATCCTTTGCCGACTTCGTTTATAAGTTCCAGCCCCCTAAAGGTGAACAGTTCGACCAAGGACGACACCTCATTTGCTGGTGTAAGGTTCAGTCCTATGGCGTCAACCAATCCAAAATCACCAGAGCCAGCAAACTCTGCTGAGCCACCTGCCAAGAAGGCAccaacatttaatttctttaatgaAAAACAGTCTGATAGTACCAAGACAACTCTACCCTCATTATTTGCAACCAAGCCATCGTCGACCCTTGACTCGCCAAGTAACTCACTTTTCTCCTTTGCAAGTAAAGGAGCAGACTTGTCTTCGCAGAAGGAAGAGCCCAAACCGTCAGCCTTGTTCCAGTTTGGAAGTGCTTCCAAAGACATTAAAAGCTCGACCAGCAGCGCCTTTGGAGCGCCAGTCGAGAAGAAGCCTGCGTTTCCTTCCTTGACCGAGTCTGCTCCTGCTCCGAGTTTTTCCTTCACGCCCAAGGACTCGACTCCCGCATTTGGCTCAAAGCCTGCGGACCCACCAGCTTTTGGACAGAAGGCCCCTGAAGCCTCCATATTCAGCAGCAAGTCTGCAGAAGCGGTCCCTTCAGTGTTTGGCTTGAAACCCTCAGAAGCGCCTGCGTTTGGATCCAAGCCAGCAGCGAGCATCGCTTTTGGGGCCAAGCCAAGCGAGCCAGCAGCACCTTCGTTTGGCTCCGACAAACTCCCCTCCTTCAAACCTTTAGAGAGCACAAACAGCCCATTCGGGGCCGCGAGCACTGCCGCCGCGCCGACTTTCGGCTCGCAGAACAACTTGTTCTCTTCCTCCGGCACTTCCTCCCCGGCGTTCGGAGCCTCCAACTCTTCAGTGTTTGGCCAGGTGGCCCCCGCAGCGTCCATCTTCAGCGTGCCCGGCGCAGCACCGACGGCCCAAGCACCCGCTCTGCCCGCGTTTGGGGCTGCGACTCCCGCCAATGCATCGCCGTTCcaggccagccagccagcagccaacCCGTCGGGAGGCTTCAGCTTTGGCAACAATTCTGGAACACCTGCTGCTGGCAGCAATTTCTTTGCATTTGGCGCTAATAAGGACAAGCCGGCCGTGGGTTTCGGCTCAAATCCCTTGCTGGCCCCCAAGCAAGCTGAAATTCAGCAAACCCCCTTTTCAAACCAGGCTGCGAACCCTGGCTTTGGCTCGGCCGCCAGCACCCCTGCCTTTGGTGCAGCCCCACAACCTggaggatttaattttggcgCCAACCCATCTCCGGCGTTCCCACCAGCCCCACAGCAG TTCAACCCTGAAATGAGGCCGACGTTCAATTTCACGGGAAATACAGGAGTTCCAGTTTTTAG TGCCACGCCTGCTGCAACATCTGCTACTAATGCTGCATTGCACGCTCGAAAAATACGCAAAGCAAGACGAACGCATCCACGATGA
- the Nup153 gene encoding nuclear pore complex protein Nup153 isoform X1, protein MSRNRKSQSGKPYDSSLAFVKRMTRRVSAYIPGTITSWFSSINEEETETENEQTASQDVSQQPSPQSQVPPAKKQRTELNAPESWASEPVPSTSGQPDPSASASRPVNEAGPSGLSQAAQFPHRGLFPTSTPMHPARYLVPTSSGLGITADDGSNSSESTSGCSSLVPQENHMAEAPVETPVKNSQKGSQLYSLLFDPNSVNPSNEVSKITPQPPAKSKRPGFDPSVIRSPSICSSYRDVSKSPFYKGKTCYGGASAYRRSAGASPCFPNTSYELSNSSGSKRNSLSSNSRVPLNRHGSNHSLSWVENNGSPSPLLSAVTQRLLKAVESASPLNQSVANREAGNLKRKIENIYDYSSPPQQQTGPPIKSLNAPTVRDLMQNASKVQKVDAAKILTLPKSKPAWKDNHPLYTLRQEESASPKHVNKIRRNQSDLIDDLPEVVDLPQIPLQMKGLPTFDFAPKATTTKPAPSKPVTKVVEDDIIPFTFSAPIAAKPTHQRMQVAFKSPSQDSKHIFGSPAKIPELAAAAGSTGQKELTTQKLVANAPPPATAVPEKMSLPAGSGFGNMFKKAEGTWDCNSCCLNNRADAAKCVACETPRAKPTPPAPSVSTPAPATTSGGFGSLFKKAEGSWECPSCMLSNKSDAAKCVCCETLKPGSKPAASKPPSAASLTVNPPVITNPIIFSKPAGSWDCAECLISNKAESAKCVACETPKPGSSTAAPAVNSLGDKLKKPEKWACPVCLKTNEGDKQKCVACNCLNPGKPNAAVSKSPEKPKFSFGMPPQTNAPKKLEATSDSGFPKPKPEEGKSLFTFGAPKQSEGANEPKKGFVFGALKKEEGKEEKTSFSFGLPPAAKVAEEASKVSKPAESSPAVTAPAAASIQFIVPPASTAPKLKRKATDSDDPLPTSFISSSPLKVNSSTKDDTSFAGVRFSPMASTNPKSPEPANSAEPPAKKAPTFNFFNEKQSDSTKTTLPSLFATKPSSTLDSPSNSLFSFASKGADLSSQKEEPKPSALFQFGSASKDIKSSTSSAFGAPVEKKPAFPSLTESAPAPSFSFTPKDSTPAFGSKPADPPAFGQKAPEASIFSSKSAEAVPSVFGLKPSEAPAFGSKPAASIAFGAKPSEPAAPSFGSDKLPSFKPLESTNSPFGAASTAAAPTFGSQNNLFSSSGTSSPAFGASNSSVFGQVAPAASIFSVPGAAPTAQAPALPAFGAATPANASPFQASQPAANPSGGFSFGNNSGTPAAGSNFFAFGANKDKPAVGFGSNPLLAPKQAEIQQTPFSNQAANPGFGSAASTPAFGAAPQPGGFNFGANPSPAFPPAPQQTNAANMGGFNFNANQSVPQFNPEMRPTFNFTGNTGVPVFSATPAATSATNAALHARKIRKARRTHPR, encoded by the exons ATGTCGAGGAACAGAAAATCGCAGTCAGGAAAACCGTACGACTCCTCTCTC gcATTTGTGAAGAGGATGACGCGCCGGGTGTCCGCGTACATTCCAGGTACCATCACATCGTGGTTTTCGTCAATTAACGAGGAGGAAACTGAAACTGAAAATGAGCAAACTGCTTCTCAAGATGTATCCCAACAGCCCTCTCCACAATCACAGGTTCCACCCGCGAAAAAGCAAAGAACGGAACTCAATGCTCCTGAGTCCTGGGCGTCGGAACCAGTTCCCAGTACATCTGGCCAACCAG ATCCTAGCGCGTCAGCAAGCAGACCTGTTAATGAGGCTGGTCCCAGCGGGCTCTCACAAGCCGCCCAATTCCCTCACAGAGGTCTCTTCCCCACATCCACGCCCATGCACCCAGCAAGATATTTGGTGCCCACTTCCAGCGGCTTGGGAATCACAG CTGATGATGGGTCCAACAGCAGTGAGTCCACAAGCGGCTGCTCCTCCTTAGTACCACAAGAAAATCACATGGCAGAAGCTCCAGTCGAAACTCCCGTCAAAAATTCGCAGAAAGGAAGCCAGCTTTATAGCCTTT tattTGATCCTAATTCTGTGAACCCATCCAATGAAGTGAGTAAAATAACTCCTCAGCCTCCAGCAAAGAGTAAGAGGCCTGGGTTCGATCCATCAGTCATCAGAAGTCCATCG ATTTGCAGTAGTTACAGAGATGTATCCAAATCTCCATTTTACAAAGGCAAGACTTGCTATGGAGGTGCATCAGCGTACCGAAGATCAGCAGGAGCATCTCCTTGCTTT CCAAACACATCATATGAACTTAGCAACTCATCAGGGTCTAAGCGGAACTCATTATCATCCAACAGCAGAGTGCCGTTAAACAGGCATGGCAGCAACCATAGTCTTTCGTGGGTGGAG AATAACGGCTCTCCATCCCCTTTACTCAGTGCTGTGACCCAACGGCTCTTGAAAGCTGTGGAATCTGCCAGTCCCTTGAATCAATCTGTTGCAAACAGGGAGGCTGGCAACTTAAAGAgaaagattgaaaatatttacgacTACTCTTCGCCACCTCAACAGCAGACAGGCCCTCCAATCAAATCACTTAACGCACCAACTGTGCGCGATTTAATGCAGAATGCAAGCAAAGTGCAAAAGGTAGATGCAGCCAAGATTTTGACTCTGCCTAAATCAAAACCTGCCTGGAAAGATAATCATCCACTGTACACATTAAG ACAAGAGGAGAGTGCCTCCCCAAAACACGTTAACAAGATCAGGAGGAATCAAAGCGACTTAATTGACGATTTGCCAGAAGTGGTAGACTTACCGCAGATCCCGCTCCAGATGAAAGGTCTGCCAACATTTGACTTTGCTCCCAAAGCAACAACGACCAAACCTGCCCCAAGCAAACCAGTGACAAAAGTGGTGGAAGATGATATTATACCATTCACCTTCTCTGCTCCAATTGCCGCAAAACCAACCCACCAGCGCATGCAGGTGGCATTCAAATCGCCCAGCCAAGACTCAAAACATATATTTGGTTCGCCTGCCAAGATACCGGAactagctgctgctgctggaagcACAGGCCAAAAAGAGTTGACCACACAGAAACTGGTGGCCAATGCGCCGCCTCCAGCGACTGCTGTTCCTGAGAAGATGTCATTGCCAGCTGGTTCTGGCTTTGGTAACATGTTCAAAAAAGCTGAGGGTACGTGGGACTGCAATTCTTGCTGCTTGAATAACCGAGCCGACGCAGCAAAGTGTGTGGCTTGTGAAACTCCAAGGGCTAAGCCCACACCACCTGCTCCTTCTGTGTCCACCCCCGCCCCAGCCACTACCTCTGGAGGATTCGGCTCCTTGTTCAAAAAGGCTGAAGGTTCGTGGGAGTGCCCCTCCTGCATGCTGTCCAACAAATCGGACGCTGCCAAGTGCGTGTGCTGCGAAACACTGAAACCTGGATCAAAGCCAGCAGCCAGTAAGCCACCATCTGCTGCTTCTCTGACCGTTAACCCCCCTGTTATCACCAATcctataatattttcaaagcctGCCGGATCGTGGGACTGCGCAGAGTGTCTAATTTCTAACAAGGCGGAATCGGCCAAGTGTGTAGCTTGCGAGACGCCAAAACCTGGGTCATCCACTGCGGCACCTGCTGTCAACAGTCTAGGTGACAAGTTGAAGAAACCTGAAAAGTGGGCTTGCCCTGTGTGCTTGAAAACGAACGAAGGAGACAAGCAGAAATGTGTTGCATGCAACTGTTTGAATCCTGGCAAACCGAATGCTGCTGTAAGCAAAAGCCCAGAGAAGCCTAAGTTCAGTTTTGGAATGCCGCCTCAAACGAACGCGCCGAAGAAGTTGGAAGCAACCTCTGACTCTGGATTCCCTAAGCCGAAGCCTGAAGAAGGAAAATCTTTGTTCACTTTTGGTGCGCCTAAGCAGAGTGAAGGAGCTAATGAACCCAAGAAAGGCTTTGTATTTGGTGCtttgaaaaaagaagaagGCAAAGAGGAGAAAACAAGCTTCTCCTTCGGATTGCCGCCAGCTGCGAAAGTTGCTGAGGAAGCGTCTAAAGTATCAAAACCAGCCGAGTCTAGCCCTGCAGTAACTGCCCCAGCTGCTGCTAGTATACAATTCATTGTGCCTCCGGCTAGCACAGcgccaaaattgaaaagaaaagccACGGACAGTGATGATCCTTTGCCGACTTCGTTTATAAGTTCCAGCCCCCTAAAGGTGAACAGTTCGACCAAGGACGACACCTCATTTGCTGGTGTAAGGTTCAGTCCTATGGCGTCAACCAATCCAAAATCACCAGAGCCAGCAAACTCTGCTGAGCCACCTGCCAAGAAGGCAccaacatttaatttctttaatgaAAAACAGTCTGATAGTACCAAGACAACTCTACCCTCATTATTTGCAACCAAGCCATCGTCGACCCTTGACTCGCCAAGTAACTCACTTTTCTCCTTTGCAAGTAAAGGAGCAGACTTGTCTTCGCAGAAGGAAGAGCCCAAACCGTCAGCCTTGTTCCAGTTTGGAAGTGCTTCCAAAGACATTAAAAGCTCGACCAGCAGCGCCTTTGGAGCGCCAGTCGAGAAGAAGCCTGCGTTTCCTTCCTTGACCGAGTCTGCTCCTGCTCCGAGTTTTTCCTTCACGCCCAAGGACTCGACTCCCGCATTTGGCTCAAAGCCTGCGGACCCACCAGCTTTTGGACAGAAGGCCCCTGAAGCCTCCATATTCAGCAGCAAGTCTGCAGAAGCGGTCCCTTCAGTGTTTGGCTTGAAACCCTCAGAAGCGCCTGCGTTTGGATCCAAGCCAGCAGCGAGCATCGCTTTTGGGGCCAAGCCAAGCGAGCCAGCAGCACCTTCGTTTGGCTCCGACAAACTCCCCTCCTTCAAACCTTTAGAGAGCACAAACAGCCCATTCGGGGCCGCGAGCACTGCCGCCGCGCCGACTTTCGGCTCGCAGAACAACTTGTTCTCTTCCTCCGGCACTTCCTCCCCGGCGTTCGGAGCCTCCAACTCTTCAGTGTTTGGCCAGGTGGCCCCCGCAGCGTCCATCTTCAGCGTGCCCGGCGCAGCACCGACGGCCCAAGCACCCGCTCTGCCCGCGTTTGGGGCTGCGACTCCCGCCAATGCATCGCCGTTCcaggccagccagccagcagccaacCCGTCGGGAGGCTTCAGCTTTGGCAACAATTCTGGAACACCTGCTGCTGGCAGCAATTTCTTTGCATTTGGCGCTAATAAGGACAAGCCGGCCGTGGGTTTCGGCTCAAATCCCTTGCTGGCCCCCAAGCAAGCTGAAATTCAGCAAACCCCCTTTTCAAACCAGGCTGCGAACCCTGGCTTTGGCTCGGCCGCCAGCACCCCTGCCTTTGGTGCAGCCCCACAACCTggaggatttaattttggcgCCAACCCATCTCCGGCGTTCCCACCAGCCCCACAGCAG ACGAATGCTGCAAATATGGGGGGATTCAATTTCAACGCTAACCAGTCTGTTCCCCAGTTCAACCCTGAAATGAGGCCGACGTTCAATTTCACGGGAAATACAGGAGTTCCAGTTTTTAG TGCCACGCCTGCTGCAACATCTGCTACTAATGCTGCATTGCACGCTCGAAAAATACGCAAAGCAAGACGAACGCATCCACGATGA
- the LOC135934751 gene encoding proteasome assembly chaperone 4-like produces the protein MASDSQEAALSMHSFSDELSSMPVSFQVLKLKNSLFVWIGNSDNKCLSDLNLAMVVPPEEITSVRLMGNLLTPSSVLTKRLCKKLGKPVYLSYNLPQNDNMLLEIVNKRLNKEIENNLDKFK, from the coding sequence ATGGCCAGCGATTCTCAAGAGGCGGCGCTGAGCATGCACTCGTTTAGTGACGAACTTTCGTCGATGCCTGTATCATTTCAAGTGTTGAAACTGAAGAACAGTTTGTTTGTGTGGATCGGCAATAGTGACAACAAGTGCCTGAGTGACCTCAATTTGGCCATGGTGGTGCCCCCAGAAGAAATCACATCTGTGAGGCTGATGGGAAACCTGCTGACACCTTCGTCAGTGCTCACCAAAAGACTCTGCAAGAAACTGGGAAAGCCTGTTTACTTGAGCTACAACTTGCCACAAAATGACAACATGCTTCTTGAGATCGTTAACAAGAGGCTGAACaaagaaatagaaaataatcttgacaaatttaaataa
- the Past1 gene encoding EH domain-containing protein 3: protein MFSFMKSDKSKTTEVYETVVEGLKQIYKQKLLPLEQYYQFHDFHSPKLEDPDFDAKPMILLVGQYSTGKTTFIKYLLEKDFPGIRIGPEPTTDSFIAVMHGEVSGVIPGNALVVDPKKQFRPLSKFGNAFLNRFQCSQLDSPVLRGISIVDTPGILSGEKQRTDRGYDFTGVLEWFAERVDRIVLLFDAHKLDISDEFRRSIEALRGHDDKIRIVLNKADMVDHQQLMRVYGALMWSLGKVLNTPEVARVYIGSYWDEPLRFDVNRRLFEDEEQDLFKDLQSLPKNAALRKLNDLIKRARLAKVHAYIISTLKNDMPSVFGKDGKKKELIKNLGSVYEQIQRQHNISMGDFPELKKMQDLLQNQDFTKFHSLRPALLETVDKMLAQDIAPLMSLITKEEAENPIEPVLKGGAFVNVDDKESPFGYKKGEGIDEGAGDHEWVVAKLRYKTDTTFDSLGPVDGKITGAAAKSEMIKSKLPNTVLGKVWKLADVDKDGMMDADEFALAMHLINVKLDGHDLPSELPTHLVPPSKREY, encoded by the exons ATGTTCAGCTTCATGAAATCGGACAAAAGCAAGACCACCGAGGTCTATGAGACGGTGGTCGAAGGCCTCAAGCAGATATACAAACAGAAACTTCTTCCTCTGGAGCAGTACTATCAGTTTCATGATTTTCACTCTCCTAAACTGGAGGACCCTGATTTCGACGCCAAACCGATGATCCTCTTGGTTGGACAGTACTCGACAGGCAAAACCACCTTCATCAAGTATTTGCTCGAAAAGGACTTTCCTGGCATCAGAATCGGTCCAGAGCCAACAACAGACAGCTTCATTGCTGTCATGCACG gtgaAGTGTCTGGCGTGATTCCTGGAAACGCCCTTGTTGTCGATCCTAAGAAGCAGTTCCGTCCTTTGAGCAAGTTCGGCAACGCTTTCCTCAATAGATTCCAGTGCTCTCAATTGGACAGCCCTGTTTTAAGAGGCATTTCGATTGTCGACACACCCGGCATTCTCTCTGGAGAAAAACAAAGAACAGACAGAGG CTACGATTTCACTGGAGTGTTGGAGTGGTTTGCGGAAAGGGTAGACAGAATAGTTTTACTCTTTGATGCCCACAAGCTAGACATTTCCGACGAATTCCGCCGCAGCATAGAAGCTCTCAGAGGCCATGATGACAAAATCAGAATCGTTCTCAACAAAGCTGACATGGTGGACCACCAGCAGCTCATGCGGGTGTACGGCGCGCTCATGTGGAGTCTGGGCAAAGTGCTCAACACACCTGAGGTCGCCAGGGTGTATATAGGCTCTTACTGGGACGAACCTCTCCGCTTCGATGTCAATAGGAG GCTTTTTGAAGACGAAGAGCAGGATTTGTTTAAGGACCTGCAATCGCTTCCCAAGAACGCAGCGCTGCGCAAGCTCAACGATCTAATTAAAAGAGCTCGTCTTGCTAAA GTCCACGCCTACATTATTTCCACACTGAAAAACGACATGCCAAGTGTGTTTGGTAAAGATGGCAAGAAAAAGGAGCTCATTAAAAATCTGGGCAGCGTTTACGAACAGATCCAGAGACAGCACAATATCTCCATGGGAGATTTCCCGgagctgaaaaaaatgcag GATCTTCTTCAAAACCAGGACTTCACCAAGTTCCATTCACTGAGGCCAGCTTTGTTAGAGACTGTTGACAAAATGCTGGCACAAGATATTGCGCCATTGATGAGCCTAATTACCAAAGAAGAAGCTGAAAACCCTATTGAGCCAGTTCTTAAAG GTGGTGCCTTTGTTAATGTAGATGACAAAGAAAGTCCCTTTGGCTACAAAAAGGGGGAGGGCATCGATGAAGGCGCTGGAGATCATGAATGGGTTGTTGCCAAACTTCGGTACAAGACTGACACAACCTTTGACAGCCTGGGACCTGTCGACGGAAAGATTACGGGTGCCG CGGCCAAATCGGAGATGATCAAGTCAAAACTGCCAAACACAGTGTTAGGAAAGGTCTGGAAGTTGGCTGACGTTGACAAGGACGGTATGATGGATGCAGATGAGTTCGCTCTGGCAATGCACTTGATCAACGTCAAACTTGATGGCCATGATTTGCCGTCAGAACTGCCAACGCACTTGGTACCACCCAGCAAAAGAGAATATTGA